A genomic segment from Pseudodesulfovibrio sp. S3 encodes:
- the mobB gene encoding molybdopterin-guanine dinucleotide biosynthesis protein B, with translation MKPQIICIVGKKKSGKTTFMERLLPELRKLGISVGAVKHDAHSFEIDREGKDSWRLKQAGAETVVISSPDRIAMIKSVSREMTLPELAENLFADKHLVLAEGYFNSDQPKIEVHRRDTHDRPLCDRNNQAEKKLVAMVTDRGVEADVPKFGLDDAGEVAIHIARKYFGWVSSGMWALQD, from the coding sequence ATGAAACCGCAAATAATCTGTATCGTCGGTAAAAAGAAATCCGGTAAAACCACCTTCATGGAGAGACTGTTGCCCGAGTTGCGCAAGCTCGGCATATCCGTGGGAGCGGTCAAGCATGATGCCCATTCCTTTGAAATCGACCGCGAGGGCAAGGATTCCTGGCGGTTGAAACAGGCCGGGGCCGAGACCGTGGTCATATCCTCACCCGATCGGATTGCCATGATCAAGTCGGTCTCCCGTGAAATGACGCTTCCGGAGCTGGCTGAAAACCTGTTTGCGGATAAGCATCTGGTGCTTGCCGAAGGATATTTCAATTCCGATCAGCCCAAAATCGAGGTCCATCGTCGCGATACCCACGATCGGCCCCTGTGCGACAGGAACAATCAGGCCGAAAAAAAGCTCGTTGCCATGGTCACCGACCGGGGGGTGGAGGCGGACGTGCCCAAGTTCGGTCTGGACGATGCCGGGGAAGTGGCCATCCATATCGCCCGAAAATACTTCGGGTGGGTAAGCAGCGGCATGTGGGCTTTGCAGGATTAA